The genomic stretch AAGTTCGATTTCAACTTCAAACTAGAAAATAAGAAGGAAAAATAGTAACTCTTTGTTTTACAATAGTATATTGCATACTATTGTGGAGATTGACAGGATTACAggaaaatatcaaataaaactaTTACATAATTAATTGACCTTTTTGATTCTTGTTTGTATTATCAGTACTATTCGCTACagtaatttaatatcattttcaatctGGAAGTATTTCTCACTGAAAAGAGACGCTTCTTTTTGGTTCTCATCGAAATTTCTTATACCAACTTTTACAtagagaaaaagaaaaatgatcAACATAAGTGTGTTGTAAAGTACACTGCATGCAACTAATAgttcattaaaatatctaaaatattttttttaagaacTAAGCAATTgaagtaaataaaataaaatttgtatTGAATGCAATACTGGAGTCTGCTTTTAATATggatatataaattttataaataataattgtacATAAAATATAAGGTTTCTATCATCTGTtgaaaaaggaaaagaaaagaataataatcagAGGCAAGAGGAGAATAATGcataaaataattcaaataatgaagtaAAATATTGTAGTAACCTATTCACTTTTTTGAcgattatttttaaattagttTTCCATTAATTCCTTAACTGTTTTTTCTCCATTCAAAACAGCCTTCATGCTTCTTAAAATATCATCCCAAGTATTGAATTCATGATAAGGAACATTTTGCTTTTTACAGAACGTAATCAAATCTTTACCTGCCTTAGCAAATAATAGATCACACTCTTTAGCGGCTGTTAAATCAGAAATACCATCACCACAATAGAAATATACTGGTCTTTCTTCACCTTCAACTAATTGAGATTCGTATTTCGATTTATAATCATCAATAgtttttgatttatcatGACCATGTGGAGTACTATCTCTGTAGAGGACAGTCCAATGGTTACTTTCATTTACTtctaaatcatttgaaacAATATCCAACTTTTCGATGTCAGAACCAATCATCTTTGTTAACAAGGCTCTAATAACTGGGACGGTACCACTTGAAACAACAATTAATGGAACATTGTTTTCTTGTGCCCAcaaaaaagtttttttaaagCCTGGatctaattcaatattttcctttAGAAATTCAATACCTTCTTCTTGAGTTAGATTTAAAGATCCCAACATATCAGAGAAAATATCTctgaaattttttgtaCCATTTAGGACACCTTCGAACAATTTCAATCTGTCATTTTTGCCCATACCCTTGTTGTCAACTAAGAAATCGTTAGAATCTTGTAAAGTGATGGTACCATCGAAATCAGAGAAAATAACAGCTTTAACcatttttaaagatatgaattagttaatattatttagtttaGAAGTTATTAAGATTTATTAGTcagtaaaaatattataggccatacaaaaataattaacGTCAAATACCACGCGTTATATTAGATTTAATGAGCCTATATACTTTTTGGAGCGATGAGATgtttatgaaaaaaatctttacaGCGCATTCGCTCAAacatgaaaaatttgaaaattactAAAAAGGTTATACTACTATTTTCAAAGATACGGTGTTATAGCGTAAGCTCTTTTGCGATAGGCTTAGAAGGCATCCTAGAATTATTGAACTAGTTTTTTGACATTGACAGTATACTTGTATTATTGTAAAACACTATTATCgcaaaatatattagatGCTAATACTTCTGATTAATACTGAAGTTTTATGGCTTTATAAGCTCATCACTGTGTATAAATCAAATAGCCGTCctaataagaataaaatattatcatcatttataattattttacacccatatatatattttatgaCAATCATATTTAGTCTTGATACTAGTAGATCAAAACAATATTATCGTTTAACTATATCAAGCTTCCCTTTTCTCAGGAATAAGCAGATCTAATCAGAAAACTATTCTCTGTCTCGAGCCTAGGATTACAAGAATGGTCTTGACATCGTCAAGGAGTTGTATAACTTGAGTTGTGGGATTAGGCTTAATgtagtaataattatttctacTCCTGAGAACTAAATGAATTAGTATTGCACGATTTGAAACAATTGTTTTTCTGGCATTGATTGTAAGCAAAGATTTATGGTAGTGGAAAACCGGcaatgataaaatattagaaagaTACTAGGGCTAATGTTTCAAAGGATTATTAATGCTTAACTAAGAATGGCAGTCAcgttttaattaattcgGTGTTATAATTCTTGAGCGGCATTATATCGCACTTTGTTTTCAAAACACATCCATATATTGGAAGTCCAATGAAACagttatttgaagaaagaGAGCCACAGTAGTTGCattttaatacttttaataattgacaGTAATCTCAGCCTAATggaattttaaaaactaAGCATGGCagatttttatatattagcGCTATATAGTTataaattcatttataCTATCATTATAAATGAGATATGAATATGcatgaaattatttcagAAATAACCATTTCTGTATTTATTTGGAATAGCTTCTAAATTAATACGAGATTCCAGTTCATCATCTGTAATGACTGTACCCTTAGCTGCACCTCGTTGAATCATTTCTTCATGCTCGATTTCATGGTCATGATGCAGTAATTCATGTTCGATATCCTCTTTATGAACATTTTCAACATCTGGATCTGAATCCTTGTGGTACTTATTCCAATGGTGAATTTCATACTCTAATTCGAAATCAGCATGATGGCCAACACCAACAC from Henningerozyma blattae CBS 6284 chromosome 4, complete genome encodes the following:
- the PYP1 gene encoding putative phosphoric monoester hydrolase (similar to Saccharomyces cerevisiae YNL010W; ancestral locus Anc_1.395); protein product: MVKAVIFSDFDGTITLQDSNDFLVDNKGMGKNDRLKLFEGVLNGTKNFRDIFSDMLGSLNLTQEEGIEFLKENIELDPGFKKTFLWAQENNVPLIVVSSGTVPVIRALLTKMIGSDIEKLDIVSNDLEVNESNHWTVLYRDSTPHGHDKSKTIDDYKSKYESQLVEGEERPVYFYCGDGISDLTAAKECDLLFAKAGKDLITFCKKQNVPYHEFNTWDDILRSMKAVLNGEKTVKELMEN